The following are from one region of the Camelus ferus isolate YT-003-E chromosome 13, BCGSAC_Cfer_1.0, whole genome shotgun sequence genome:
- the TMEM200B gene encoding transmembrane protein 200B: MTAGSPGDCGEVRRSPEGRVSRLGRRLGRRRRPRSPPEPLRVRARLRLRSPSGAFAALGALVVLVGMGIAVAGYWPHRAGVPGSRAANASAPHLSELRREGRGAGRAHGPHERLRLLGPVVMGVGLFVFICANTLLYENRDLETRRLRQGVLRAQALGPPDGSGWDCALLPSPGPRTPRAIGCVEPESWDLSPRRGTSPVPSVRSLRSEPANPRLGLPALLNGYPLKGPGLHPPWGPRTQTGHVIITVQPSGSCIEHSKSLDLGLGDLLLGAPAARDCAHRSWPRLDRLSLGGYAKLGGGGDLGARVRVAGDSLL, encoded by the coding sequence ATGACAGCCGGGAGCCCCGGAGACTGCGGGGAGGTGCGGAGGAGCCCCGAGGGCCGCGTCTCCCGCCTGGGCCGCCGCCTGGGCCGCCGCCGGCGCCCGCGCTCCCCGCCCGAGCCTCTGCGGGTGCGGGCGCGGCTGCGGCTGCGCTCGCCGTCGGGGGCGTTCGCGGCGCTGGGGGCGCTCGTGGTACTGGTGGGCATGGGTATCGCCGTAGCGGGCTACTGGCCGCACCGCGCCGGAGTCCCGGGGTCCCGGGCTGCAAACGCCAGCGCGCCCCACCTCAGCGAGCTGCGGCGCGAGGGTCGCGGCGCCGGCCGGGCCCATGGTCCGCACGAGCGGCTGCGGCTTCTTGGGCCCGTGGTTATGGGCGTCGGCCTGTTCGTGTTCATCTGCGCCAACACACTGCTCTACGAGAACCGCGATTTAGAGACGCGACGGCTTCGCCAAGGGGTGCTGCGGGCTCAGGCGCTCGGGCCCCCCGACGGCTCGGGCTGGGACTgcgccctcctccccagccccggccctAGGACTCCCCGAGCCATAGGCTGCGTGGAGCCAGAAAGCTGGGACCTGTCTCCGCGTCGGGGTACCTCACCCGTCCCGTCAGTGCGGAGCCTGCGTTCGGAGCCTGCTAATCCTCGCTTGGGGTTACCTGCCCTGCTCAACGGTTACCCGCTGAAGGGTCCAGGGCTGCACCCACCCTGGGGTCCCCGGACCCAGACTGGCCATGTGATTATCACCGTACAGCCTTCTGGTTCCTGCATTGAACATTCCAAGTCTCTGGATCTGGGCCTTGGGGACCTCCTTCTTGGGGCCCCAGCAGCTCGAGACTGTGCTCACCGAAGCTGGCCAAGACTGGACCGCCTCAGTCTGGGGGGCTATGCCaaattgggaggaggaggggacttGGGGGCCCGGGTCAGAGTTGCAGGGGACAGCCTGCTATGA